A genome region from Gossypium hirsutum isolate 1008001.06 chromosome A04, Gossypium_hirsutum_v2.1, whole genome shotgun sequence includes the following:
- the LOC121227911 gene encoding pentatricopeptide repeat-containing protein At1g63130, mitochondrial, whose protein sequence is MTEKGCAPNIVTYSTMINGYCKGKRLDKAMELFHEISRKGPILDTVTYATLLQSHIKEALKLFEAMRNSGLELDVVPYAILIDGLCKVGLVKVAKELFHQLSDKGLKPNVCTYRVMINGQCKDGLPNEA, encoded by the exons ATGACTGAGAAGGGTTGTGCACCTAATATAGTTACTTACAGCACCATGATCAATGGATATTGCAAAGGTAAAAGGTTAGACAAAGCAATGGAACTCTTTCATGAAATATCTCGAAAGGGACCGATCCTGGATACTGTCACATACGCCACTCTCTTGCAGA GTCATATCAAAGAGGCATTGAAACTTTTTGAAGCGATGCGGAACAGTGGGTTGGAACTTGATGTTGTCCCATATGCTATCCTAATTGATGGGTTGTGCAAAGTTGGGCTTGTCAAGGTTGCAAAAGAATTATTTCATCAACTCTCAGACAAAGGTTTAAAACCGAATGTTTGCACATATCGTGTAATGATTAATGGGCAGTGTAAAGATGGATTGCCAAATGAAGCATAG
- the LOC121228033 gene encoding pentatricopeptide repeat-containing protein At1g62590: MDGFNGKLTQITLPTLSVNTTSQPKIYTSSATAAAISAPILLSFKTWLGVEPDVVTFTTLINGLCNQSNISEAVCMFDEMTERGYQPDLIVYNTVLKGLCKTGNTDRAVRFLRLMESRGFEPNIVAYNTILDCLCKKGLLKEALDLFSEVKVKGIRPNIITYSCLTHDMCNSGQQEEATRLLNEMVDNNISLNIVTYNILINALCKEGLLSKAVETIGIMRKQDMEPNIVTYNPLVDAHCKEWMVSKAEDIVDAMIKRGIETS, encoded by the exons atgGATGGGTTTAATGGCAAATTAACCCAAATTACGCTCCCAACCCTTTCCGTCAACACCACTTCGCAACCCAAAATTTACACTTCTTCTGCTACTGCCGCCGCCATTTCTGCTCCCATTCTGCTTAGTTTCAAGACATGG TTAGGTGTTGAACCTGATGttgtaacttttacaactttGATTAATGGGCTTTGTAATCAAAGTAATATTTCTGAGGCCGTTTGTATGTTCGATGAAATGACTGAGAGAGGGTATCAACCTGATTTGATTGTTTACAATACAGTACTTAAGGGGTTGTGTAAGACCGGCAATACTGATAGAGCTGTTAGGTTTCTAAGGCTGATGGAAAGCAGAGGTTTTGAACCTAATATTGTAGCATATAATACCATCCTTGACTGTCTTTGTAAGAAAGGGTTGTTGAAGGAGGCTCTCGATCTCTTCTCCGAAGTGAAGGTTAAGGGCATTAGACCAAATATCATTACTTATAGTTGTTTAACTCATGATATGTGTAATTCGGGCCAGCAGGAGGAGGCTACAAGGCTTTTGAATGAAATGGTGGATAACAATATTTCACTTAATATTGTCACGTATAATATATTGATCAATGCACTTTGTAAGGAGGGGTTGCTTTCCAAAGCTGTAGAAACTATTGGCATAATGAGAAAGCAAGACATGGAGCCCAATATTGTTACGTATAACCCATTGGTTGATGCACATTGCAAAGAATGGATGGTTTCTAAAgctgaggatattgttgacgcaatGATAAAGCGAGGCATTGAAACTAGTTGA